In a single window of the Candidatus Hydrogenedentota bacterium genome:
- a CDS encoding ABC transporter ATP-binding protein — protein sequence MAGQPEANENGQLIEVRELTKHYEMGDTVVQALRGVSFGIARGTFVAIMGPSGSGKTTLMDILGCLSRPTSGEYLLGGVPVSKLPESRLAQLRNHEIGFVFQNFNLLSRTTALANVELPLLYDGVPKKDRVARAKETLESVGLGERLYHKPSELSGGQRQRVAIARALVNKPSILFADEPTGNLDTTSGESILALFDELHKQGNTIVMVTHERDVAEHAERILSFRDGNLVKDEWRTNGVWDPKSLGG from the coding sequence ATGGCCGGGCAACCCGAAGCGAACGAAAATGGACAGCTCATTGAAGTGCGGGAACTTACGAAGCACTACGAGATGGGCGATACGGTGGTGCAGGCCCTGCGCGGCGTGTCATTTGGAATAGCGCGCGGTACGTTTGTGGCGATCATGGGCCCTTCGGGTTCGGGCAAGACGACGTTGATGGACATACTGGGTTGTCTGTCGCGGCCAACCTCGGGAGAGTATCTGCTTGGTGGGGTGCCGGTGTCGAAACTGCCCGAGTCGCGGTTGGCCCAGTTGCGCAACCATGAGATTGGGTTCGTGTTTCAGAACTTCAATTTGCTTTCTCGGACGACCGCGCTGGCAAATGTCGAGTTGCCACTGCTCTATGACGGCGTCCCGAAGAAGGACCGCGTAGCGCGGGCGAAGGAGACTCTGGAGTCGGTCGGGCTTGGCGAGAGATTGTACCACAAGCCGAGCGAACTCTCCGGGGGTCAGCGGCAGCGTGTGGCGATTGCGCGCGCGCTGGTGAACAAGCCGAGCATTCTGTTCGCGGACGAACCGACGGGGAACCTGGATACGACGAGCGGCGAGAGCATCCTCGCGCTGTTCGACGAACTGCATAAACAAGGCAACACAATCGTCATGGTAACGCACGAGCGCGACGTGGCCGAACACGCCGAACGCATCCTGAGTTTTCGTGACGGCAATCTGGTGAAGGACGAATGGCGAACCAACGGAGTCTGGGACCCAAAATCATTGGGTGGTTAA
- the nrfD gene encoding polysulfide reductase NrfD — MAPESLGYSFPNDLHIMWSLMIVMYPYITGLVAGAFIVSSLYHVFGRNELRPVSRLSMVASFSFLTMAPVPLLLHLGHPERCFNIMVTPHFTSAMAAFGLIYALYLTLVLVEIWLVYRKDIILTAARSRGLKRVIFKVLALGVYDMSDDALRIDRKVIVTLAAIGIPAACILHGYVGFMFGSVKANHWWSTPLMPIIFLFSAVTSGIAMVIVLYMVISRLNQRIIDGECVQALSRWLWLFTILTVTIEQLEIVTLAYKQGEEWPIIATLLSDKLAFPFLVVQTVIGSMIPIILFGIVVLMRPFLTDPLRNTIAFVASIILLLQVFSMRWNVVIGGQIFSKSLRGFRESYVPELFGQEGIAAAIIVFIVPFVVMAVFNRYLPLHADQKEGGRGMPANVS, encoded by the coding sequence ATGGCGCCTGAATCTTTGGGCTACTCGTTTCCCAACGATCTCCACATTATGTGGAGCCTGATGATCGTCATGTATCCGTATATTACGGGGCTGGTGGCGGGCGCGTTTATTGTGTCGTCACTGTACCACGTTTTCGGCAGGAACGAGTTGCGCCCGGTAAGCCGGTTGTCGATGGTGGCGTCGTTTTCATTCTTAACGATGGCGCCCGTGCCGCTACTGTTGCACCTCGGCCACCCGGAGCGCTGTTTCAATATCATGGTCACGCCGCATTTTACGTCAGCCATGGCAGCGTTCGGATTGATCTACGCGTTGTATCTGACGCTCGTCTTGGTCGAAATCTGGCTGGTGTACCGAAAGGACATCATTCTGACGGCAGCGCGCAGCCGCGGGCTGAAGCGCGTCATTTTCAAGGTCCTTGCCTTGGGCGTGTACGACATGTCGGACGACGCGTTACGAATCGATCGCAAGGTGATCGTAACGCTTGCCGCGATTGGCATTCCGGCGGCATGCATTCTGCACGGCTATGTGGGGTTCATGTTCGGATCGGTGAAGGCCAACCACTGGTGGTCGACGCCGCTGATGCCCATCATCTTTCTTTTTTCGGCGGTGACTTCCGGGATCGCAATGGTGATTGTGCTCTACATGGTGATCTCACGCTTGAACCAGCGCATCATCGACGGCGAGTGCGTGCAGGCGCTGTCGCGGTGGCTGTGGCTGTTTACGATACTTACGGTAACGATTGAACAATTGGAAATTGTAACGCTGGCGTACAAACAGGGTGAGGAATGGCCGATCATCGCCACGCTGTTGAGCGATAAACTGGCATTTCCATTTCTTGTAGTGCAAACCGTAATCGGGTCCATGATTCCGATCATTTTGTTCGGAATTGTCGTGCTGATGCGGCCGTTCCTGACCGATCCACTCCGGAATACGATCGCGTTCGTTGCGTCGATCATCCTCTTGCTGCAAGTTTTTTCGATGCGCTGGAACGTAGTCATTGGGGGGCAGATATTCTCGAAGAGCCTGCGCGGGTTTCGGGAGAGTTATGTGCCCGAACTGTTTGGCCAAGAGGGAATCGCAGCCGCGATCATCGTCTTTATCGTACCGTTCGTTGTGATGGCTGTCTTTAACCGGTACTTGCCGCTGCACGCGGACCAAAAAGAAGGCGGACGCGGCATGCCGGCAAACGTGTCGTAG
- a CDS encoding 4Fe-4S dicluster domain-containing protein: MKRPNPLQPSSLANPTSRRAFLENTAFAVTGAMATVAGGASLCQVFAEGTAASAPAAAPAGVYDPTKHRYVFLVDVNKCIGCGECVRACEVENEVPEHFFRTWIERYEVTRTGDVSIDSPNGGRDGFSESVTGGDVTKAFFVPKLCNHCTHTPCVQLCPVGASYRSPDGVILVDEERCIGCGYCVQACPYGSRFIHPTKHVASKCTLCYHRITKGMRTACVDACPVNARMLGDAMDPNDEVSNIIATQPVAELKPELLTEPNCHYLGYSKEIR; this comes from the coding sequence GGCGCGCGTTTTTGGAGAATACTGCGTTCGCGGTGACAGGAGCGATGGCGACAGTCGCGGGCGGTGCGAGTTTATGTCAGGTATTCGCGGAAGGCACGGCGGCTTCGGCGCCTGCTGCGGCGCCTGCCGGCGTGTACGACCCGACGAAGCACCGGTACGTGTTTCTCGTGGACGTGAACAAGTGCATCGGTTGCGGCGAATGCGTGCGCGCCTGCGAGGTGGAGAACGAGGTGCCGGAGCACTTTTTCCGCACGTGGATCGAGCGTTATGAAGTGACGCGGACCGGCGACGTATCGATTGATTCGCCAAACGGCGGCAGGGACGGATTCTCCGAGTCGGTAACGGGCGGAGACGTAACCAAGGCGTTTTTCGTCCCGAAGTTGTGCAATCACTGCACGCACACGCCCTGCGTCCAGTTGTGTCCGGTGGGCGCTTCATACCGGAGTCCGGACGGCGTCATTCTGGTCGACGAGGAACGCTGCATCGGATGCGGCTACTGCGTGCAGGCTTGTCCCTACGGGTCGCGCTTTATTCATCCGACGAAGCACGTCGCGTCGAAGTGCACGCTGTGTTATCACCGGATCACGAAGGGCATGAGGACGGCCTGCGTTGACGCGTGCCCGGTCAATGCGCGCATGCTCGGCGACGCAATGGATCCGAACGATGAAGTCAGCAACATTATCGCTACGCAGCCGGTCGCCGAACTGAAGCCGGAACTTTTGACCGAACCGAACTGCCACTATTTGGGATATAGCAAGGAGATTCGCTAA